The following proteins come from a genomic window of Dongia rigui:
- a CDS encoding MFS transporter, whose product MTDHNTSDTINWRNLIAACAAVCVFAFSLGEMFPLLALTMRSWGVSETVNSLNAAMAPVGILIAGLIIPKLSHSFGAKPVAIFMALATAGVFLLYPVFPTLLAWFPLRLAQGIFVATLFALSEAWVLANASGRSRGRVVGIYATCISATFGIGPIIVAWTGIGSYLPFLIGAVVLCLATIPISRVSTDAAGGHEDDPHVSIFAFFGKAPLLLLAIGVHAMFDGGMLALLAVYGAQMGMSESVAALTITALSLGNVFFQIPIGWIADHTSKRKTMIGCFLTVALCMGLLPVAITTIFAWPLIMVSGAAGFGIYTVGLSELGDRFRGTDLIAGTSAFSTMWGFGALLGSVMCGAAMDFFGPHGFPAVLFLVFVLFIAVQAVRSYRQSARAAV is encoded by the coding sequence GTGACCGACCACAACACATCCGACACCATCAACTGGCGCAACCTGATTGCCGCCTGCGCCGCCGTGTGCGTTTTTGCTTTTTCGCTGGGCGAGATGTTTCCGCTGCTGGCACTCACCATGCGCAGTTGGGGTGTGAGCGAGACGGTGAACAGCCTCAACGCCGCCATGGCGCCGGTGGGCATTCTCATTGCCGGCCTGATCATCCCGAAGCTGTCGCACAGCTTTGGCGCCAAGCCGGTCGCCATCTTCATGGCGCTGGCGACTGCCGGGGTGTTTCTGCTCTATCCGGTTTTTCCAACTCTTCTCGCCTGGTTCCCGTTGCGCTTGGCACAGGGCATTTTCGTTGCCACCCTCTTTGCCTTGAGCGAGGCCTGGGTGCTGGCCAACGCGTCCGGCCGCTCGCGCGGGCGCGTTGTCGGCATCTATGCGACCTGCATTTCGGCGACCTTCGGCATTGGCCCTATCATCGTCGCCTGGACGGGCATCGGCAGCTATCTGCCCTTCCTGATCGGCGCCGTGGTGCTGTGCCTGGCGACGATTCCGATCTCGCGCGTTTCGACCGATGCGGCTGGCGGCCATGAGGACGACCCGCATGTCTCGATCTTCGCCTTCTTCGGCAAGGCCCCGCTGCTGTTGCTCGCCATCGGCGTCCACGCCATGTTCGACGGCGGCATGCTGGCGCTTCTCGCCGTCTATGGTGCCCAGATGGGCATGAGCGAGAGCGTCGCGGCACTCACCATCACCGCCTTGTCGCTTGGCAACGTCTTCTTCCAGATACCGATCGGCTGGATCGCCGACCACACCTCGAAACGCAAGACGATGATCGGCTGTTTCCTGACCGTAGCCTTGTGCATGGGGCTGCTGCCCGTCGCCATTACCACGATCTTTGCCTGGCCGCTGATCATGGTCAGCGGCGCCGCGGGCTTCGGCATCTATACGGTGGGCCTCTCCGAGCTCGGCGATCGCTTCCGCGGCACCGATCTCATCGCCGGCACCTCGGCATTCTCCACCATGTGGGGCTTCGGCGCCCTGCTCGGATCTGTTATGTGCGGTGCTGCCATGGATTTCTTCGGTCCGCACGGCTTCCCGGCGGTCCTGTTCCTGGTCTTCGTCCTCTTCATCGCCGTCCAGGCCGTCCGCAGCTACCGTCAATCGGCACGGGCGGCGGTGTAG